The sequence below is a genomic window from Arcobacter sp. F155.
CAAACCGTGACGCAATTATTTTACTTGATGCAGAATGTGTCACGAAAGCAACTACGAGTTTAAAAGAAAAAGGCCTACTTACAAGTGAAAATGGAATTACCCCTGCAGCTTTTCAAATAATTGAACTATTAAAGGAATATGAAAATTGTCATG
It includes:
- a CDS encoding DUF5081 family protein, with protein sequence MGKEMSFAPAELYVLAGAAGVTDIFGLPNRDAIILLDAECVTKATTSLKEKGLLTSENGITPAAFQIIELLKEYENCH